A single genomic interval of Vicia villosa cultivar HV-30 ecotype Madison, WI unplaced genomic scaffold, Vvil1.0 ctg.000060F_1_1, whole genome shotgun sequence harbors:
- the LOC131623307 gene encoding uncharacterized protein LOC131623307 isoform X1, with amino-acid sequence MARPLERIADINDKKELWKVAVRVHHKWMVVSNNKEHFEMIFIDKEGDDIHAVVTTTHMAAFYDKIAQDHTYTVSNFKVQPNVSTFKPSSHKFMVKFTGGTSVGDDDKHEIPPKPLKFTSFSDIITGRFKKDVLIDIIGMVDSIGFSVAQSGAKKQQVNLVLRDHSNNTLNCTLWESYADQFIKFNQDRVNASAPTVVLLQYAKVKEEGKFPLSVTNTYNVTMLYLDADFLPIKEFIDNIPKDLVVSVSGQLSCNSQLTSQGSENTQQTPVQKLLSKAVVMPLTEITKLTDITFCATVAETKILVASPFGWYYRACHLCPRVARGDKPPFLCEAGHSTEAEIFRYKIEIEVCYSGKSCNFVFWDRECAQILDLSAAQMRDTMIQAGIHDPLEFPLALDAMLNLEMAFKVKWHPRWKNCSVVMILRDDPFIKQLKAPWELPLQKAAGNVPSKTSELLQIKESVDEARTEAPEECDLVTDLEITSKHNPDPITPTSKRQLPDGSSESTTFEGLSEGELSSNKLKKIIKMEKKD; translated from the exons ATGGCCAGACCTTTAGAGAGAATCGCCGATATCAACGACAAGAAGGAGCTATGGAAGGTTGCTGTCAGGGTGCACCACAAATGGATGGTTGTCTCCAACAACAAAGAGCACTTTGAGATGATATTCATAGACAAAGAG GGGGATGATATACATGCTGTGGTGACAACAACCCATATGGCTGCGTTCTATGACAAAATAGCACAGGACCATACTTACACGGTGTCGAACTTCAAAGTTCAGCCAAATGTGTCGACTTTCAAACCATCGTCGCACAAGTTTATGGTGAAGTTTACCGGAGGAACATCCGTTGGTGATGACGATAAACACGAAATACCACCCAAACCACTGAAATTTACAAGTTTTTCTGATATCATCACTGGCAGGTTTAAAAAAGATGTACTGATAG ACATCATAGGAATGGTGGATAGCATTGGATTTTCGGTGGCACAATCAGGGGCTAAAAAACAACAAGTTAATTTAGTGCTACGTGACCACAG CAACAACACCTTGAACTGCACTCTTTGGGAGTCCTATGCTGACCAATTCATCAAGTTCAATCAGGATCGGGTGAATGCGTCTGCACCAACTGTGGTCCTGCTTCAATATGCAAAAGTCAAGGAAGAGG GGAAGTTTCCACTGTCCGTCACAAACACTTACAACGTTACGATGCTCTACCTGGATGCTGATTTTCTTCCAATCAAAGAGTTTATAGACAA CATCCCTAAAGATTTGGTGGTTAGTGTGTCTGGACAACTAAGTTGTAATTCTCAGCTTACCTCACAAGGCTCCGAAAATACTCAACAAACTCCTGTTCAGAAGTTACTATCTAAGGCCGTTGTTATGCCTCTCACTGAGATTACCAAACTTACTGAC ATCACATTTTGCGCTACTGTTGCCGAAACTAAAATTTTAGTAGCATCTCCATTTGGCTGGTATTATCGAGCCTGTCATTTATGCCCAAGGGTTGCACGCGGTGACAAACCTCCATTTCTTTGTGAAGCTGGTCATTCCACCGAAGCTGAGATATTTAG GTATAAGATAGAAATTGAAGTTTGCTACTCAGGGAAAAGTTGTAACTTTGTTTTCTGGGACAGAGAATGTGCACAGATTTTGGATTTATCTGCTGCTCAGATGCGCGACACCATGATTCAG GCTGGAATTCATGATCCATTAGAATTTCCACTGGCACTCGATGCGATGTTGAATTTGGAGATGGCATTTAAAGTTAAGTGGCATCCGCGTTGGAAAAATTGCTCTGTTGTCATGATCCTAAGAGATGACCCCTTCATCAAACAACTTAAGGCCCCTTGGGAACTTCCCCTGCAG AAGGCAGCTGGAAATGTCCCGTCTAAAACATCGGAGTTGCTGCAG ATTAAAGAGAGTGTTGATGAGGCGAGGACTGAAGCCCCTGAAGAATGTGATTTGGTTACG GATCTTGAGATTACGTCGAAGCATAACCCTGATCCGATAACACCCACGTCTAAAAGACAGCTTCCAGATGGATCAAGTGAATCAACAACTTTTGAAGGATTGTCTGAAGGAGAACTCTCATCGAACAAGCTTAAGAAGATCATCAAAATGGAGAAGAAAGATTAG
- the LOC131623307 gene encoding uncharacterized protein LOC131623307 isoform X2, with product MARPLERIADINDKKELWKVAVRVHHKWMVVSNNKEHFEMIFIDKEGDDIHAVVTTTHMAAFYDKIAQDHTYTVSNFKVQPNVSTFKPSSHKFMVKFTGGTSVGDDDKHEIPPKPLKFTSFSDIITGRFKKDVLIDIIGMVDSIGFSVAQSGAKKQQVNLVLRDHSNNTLNCTLWESYADQFIKFNQDRVNASAPTVVLLQYAKVKEEGKFPLSVTNTYNVTMLYLDADFLPIKEFIDNIPKDLVVSVSGQLSCNSQLTSQGSENTQQTPVQKLLSKAVVMPLTEITKLTDITFCATVAETKILVASPFGWYYRACHLCPRVARGDKPPFLCEAGHSTEAEIFRYKIEIEVCYSGKSCNFVFWDRECAQILDLSAAQMRDTMIQAGIHDPLEFPLALDAMLNLEMAFKVKWHPRWKNCSVVMILRDDPFIKQLKAPWELPLQAAGNVPSKTSELLQIKESVDEARTEAPEECDLVTDLEITSKHNPDPITPTSKRQLPDGSSESTTFEGLSEGELSSNKLKKIIKMEKKD from the exons ATGGCCAGACCTTTAGAGAGAATCGCCGATATCAACGACAAGAAGGAGCTATGGAAGGTTGCTGTCAGGGTGCACCACAAATGGATGGTTGTCTCCAACAACAAAGAGCACTTTGAGATGATATTCATAGACAAAGAG GGGGATGATATACATGCTGTGGTGACAACAACCCATATGGCTGCGTTCTATGACAAAATAGCACAGGACCATACTTACACGGTGTCGAACTTCAAAGTTCAGCCAAATGTGTCGACTTTCAAACCATCGTCGCACAAGTTTATGGTGAAGTTTACCGGAGGAACATCCGTTGGTGATGACGATAAACACGAAATACCACCCAAACCACTGAAATTTACAAGTTTTTCTGATATCATCACTGGCAGGTTTAAAAAAGATGTACTGATAG ACATCATAGGAATGGTGGATAGCATTGGATTTTCGGTGGCACAATCAGGGGCTAAAAAACAACAAGTTAATTTAGTGCTACGTGACCACAG CAACAACACCTTGAACTGCACTCTTTGGGAGTCCTATGCTGACCAATTCATCAAGTTCAATCAGGATCGGGTGAATGCGTCTGCACCAACTGTGGTCCTGCTTCAATATGCAAAAGTCAAGGAAGAGG GGAAGTTTCCACTGTCCGTCACAAACACTTACAACGTTACGATGCTCTACCTGGATGCTGATTTTCTTCCAATCAAAGAGTTTATAGACAA CATCCCTAAAGATTTGGTGGTTAGTGTGTCTGGACAACTAAGTTGTAATTCTCAGCTTACCTCACAAGGCTCCGAAAATACTCAACAAACTCCTGTTCAGAAGTTACTATCTAAGGCCGTTGTTATGCCTCTCACTGAGATTACCAAACTTACTGAC ATCACATTTTGCGCTACTGTTGCCGAAACTAAAATTTTAGTAGCATCTCCATTTGGCTGGTATTATCGAGCCTGTCATTTATGCCCAAGGGTTGCACGCGGTGACAAACCTCCATTTCTTTGTGAAGCTGGTCATTCCACCGAAGCTGAGATATTTAG GTATAAGATAGAAATTGAAGTTTGCTACTCAGGGAAAAGTTGTAACTTTGTTTTCTGGGACAGAGAATGTGCACAGATTTTGGATTTATCTGCTGCTCAGATGCGCGACACCATGATTCAG GCTGGAATTCATGATCCATTAGAATTTCCACTGGCACTCGATGCGATGTTGAATTTGGAGATGGCATTTAAAGTTAAGTGGCATCCGCGTTGGAAAAATTGCTCTGTTGTCATGATCCTAAGAGATGACCCCTTCATCAAACAACTTAAGGCCCCTTGGGAACTTCCCCTGCAG GCAGCTGGAAATGTCCCGTCTAAAACATCGGAGTTGCTGCAG ATTAAAGAGAGTGTTGATGAGGCGAGGACTGAAGCCCCTGAAGAATGTGATTTGGTTACG GATCTTGAGATTACGTCGAAGCATAACCCTGATCCGATAACACCCACGTCTAAAAGACAGCTTCCAGATGGATCAAGTGAATCAACAACTTTTGAAGGATTGTCTGAAGGAGAACTCTCATCGAACAAGCTTAAGAAGATCATCAAAATGGAGAAGAAAGATTAG